The following are encoded in a window of Maridesulfovibrio ferrireducens genomic DNA:
- a CDS encoding carbonic anhydrase: MRKSFSIFIILILLSMTAGISFAQNGSAILDQPLLDADQAFVLLKEGNQRFVKGSSVYPNQTSHQRKVLALKGEQPFATVVTGADSRVDPVLIFDRGLGDIYTVRTAGNVAGTDTLASVEYSMLALETPLLVVMGHTRSSIIKAAVEKMPVKGYLVQLMGKMEPAIKMTKLMYPSLKGNELVDKVAETNVRQVLRDILGHCPGVLDKVRSGKVQVMGAVYNTDTGAINWLGP, translated from the coding sequence TTGAGAAAATCGTTTTCAATTTTTATAATATTAATCCTGCTATCGATGACAGCGGGAATTAGTTTTGCTCAAAACGGTTCCGCCATCCTTGATCAACCTTTGCTTGATGCGGATCAGGCCTTTGTACTTTTGAAGGAAGGTAATCAGCGTTTTGTAAAAGGTTCCAGTGTATATCCGAATCAAACTTCCCATCAGCGAAAAGTGCTGGCTCTGAAAGGGGAGCAGCCCTTTGCAACGGTTGTTACCGGAGCAGATTCGCGGGTAGATCCTGTGCTGATTTTTGACCGGGGGTTGGGTGATATTTACACAGTGCGGACCGCTGGAAATGTGGCAGGAACAGATACTCTGGCCTCTGTGGAATACTCAATGCTTGCGCTTGAAACACCGCTTCTTGTCGTCATGGGACACACAAGAAGCAGTATCATTAAGGCTGCGGTCGAAAAGATGCCCGTTAAGGGATATCTGGTTCAACTGATGGGTAAAATGGAGCCGGCCATAAAAATGACCAAGCTTATGTATCCTTCATTAAAAGGAAATGAGCTGGTTGATAAGGTTGCTGAAACGAATGTTCGGCAGGTTTTACGTGATATTTTAGGGCACTGCCCCGGAGTGCTTGATAAAGTCCGGTCAGGTAAAGTTCAGGTTATGGGAGCTGTTTATAATACAGATACCGGAGCCATTAACTGGCTCGGACCCTAA
- a CDS encoding sensor histidine kinase: MTDKSIKVSVPDTKQRKKRQREYFLAFLCLLIFVALSFVQLKYIGVNSYLFVGLFNLNFILLLVVLFIVVRNGVKLLLERRRKVLGSKLRTRMVLSFMSLSLIPTLLMFFMAMQFVQVSVDYWFKNQVEDSMVQSLELGRAFYASAQEGLERRGNNILGAIKESRYAWGGKTMNLFLATKLGEYDLGLLGVIQPDGEKINWHSEGSWEKAWSEINAKVDWDNMREHPHFWSTIHPMPGNDMVIGVLPVDEARTGFLILGENIGQGLLFKLDKVVRGLDEYKQLKTLKYPLKMSLYLTLGVTTLLIILGSIWFGFRLSKELSAPIQALAAGSQRIARGDLSVRLEDNSDDELGFMVQSFNRMAEDLEESQKSLKTANERLAQQNQELERRGRYMEAVLNNITAGVISLDEQGKISTVNNAIEEMLGITARFVHGKDPLALLPEGDLASLISDARSHMASSPYSQWQRQLSLTVDGRHRKFLVNVVALKSTSGSNGIVAVFEDITELEKMQRIAAWREVARRIAHEIKNPLTPIKLSAQRLQRKFGPQIKDEVYRESTDLIISQVEHLQQMVQEFSAYAKLPEVKLTPGSITPLLEEVVSMYRNSHTDISWNLELLSEIPDLELDREALRRTLINLLTNATEALGDCENPAVNISAMHDSTLGWLRIEVQDNGPGLSSDERSRMFEPYFSSKKSGTGLGLTIVKSIITDHRGFIRVKPAEPHGTVFVIELPT, encoded by the coding sequence ATGACCGATAAATCCATCAAAGTAAGTGTGCCGGACACAAAACAACGCAAGAAAAGACAACGGGAATACTTTTTAGCCTTCCTCTGCCTTCTCATTTTCGTGGCTTTAAGCTTTGTTCAGCTCAAATATATCGGGGTTAACTCTTATCTCTTTGTCGGACTTTTCAACCTGAACTTCATTTTGCTGCTGGTTGTACTTTTTATTGTTGTGCGCAACGGAGTAAAACTGCTTTTAGAGCGTCGCAGAAAAGTGCTGGGTTCAAAACTTCGAACGAGAATGGTCCTCTCGTTTATGTCACTTTCCCTTATACCGACTCTGCTTATGTTTTTTATGGCAATGCAATTTGTGCAGGTCTCAGTGGACTACTGGTTTAAGAATCAGGTCGAAGACTCAATGGTTCAATCACTTGAACTTGGCCGGGCCTTTTACGCCTCGGCTCAGGAAGGGCTTGAACGCAGAGGAAACAACATTCTGGGAGCCATCAAAGAAAGCCGTTACGCATGGGGCGGCAAGACCATGAACCTTTTTCTCGCCACCAAACTAGGCGAGTATGATCTCGGTCTTCTGGGTGTAATACAGCCTGACGGGGAAAAAATAAATTGGCATTCTGAAGGTTCATGGGAAAAAGCATGGTCTGAAATCAATGCCAAAGTTGACTGGGACAACATGAGAGAACACCCTCATTTCTGGTCAACCATACACCCAATGCCCGGTAATGACATGGTTATCGGGGTGTTACCTGTTGATGAAGCACGGACCGGATTCCTGATCCTCGGTGAAAATATCGGGCAGGGACTGCTTTTTAAACTGGACAAAGTCGTCAGGGGTCTTGACGAATATAAACAGCTCAAGACTCTGAAATATCCCCTTAAGATGAGCCTGTATCTCACTCTCGGTGTAACGACACTGCTCATTATTCTCGGCTCTATCTGGTTCGGATTCAGACTTTCAAAAGAATTATCCGCCCCAATTCAAGCTCTCGCGGCAGGTTCACAGCGAATTGCACGCGGAGATCTTTCCGTCCGCCTTGAGGACAACTCAGATGACGAGCTGGGTTTTATGGTTCAGTCCTTCAACCGCATGGCTGAAGACCTTGAAGAAAGTCAGAAAAGCCTTAAAACAGCCAACGAACGGCTGGCACAGCAGAATCAGGAACTCGAACGCAGAGGCCGTTACATGGAAGCGGTTCTCAACAACATCACAGCGGGAGTTATCTCTCTTGATGAGCAGGGAAAAATCAGCACGGTAAACAATGCCATTGAAGAAATGCTCGGTATTACCGCCAGATTTGTTCATGGAAAAGATCCATTGGCCCTTCTGCCTGAAGGAGATTTAGCGTCTCTCATTTCAGATGCAAGGTCTCACATGGCCTCAAGTCCTTATTCACAATGGCAGAGACAGCTTTCCCTTACTGTTGACGGGCGGCACCGCAAATTTCTGGTCAATGTTGTCGCACTCAAATCCACAAGCGGCAGTAACGGCATTGTTGCCGTGTTTGAAGATATTACCGAGCTTGAAAAAATGCAGAGAATTGCCGCTTGGCGCGAAGTAGCCAGACGCATCGCTCACGAAATTAAAAATCCGCTGACCCCTATCAAATTGTCAGCGCAAAGACTGCAAAGAAAATTCGGGCCGCAGATAAAAGACGAAGTTTACCGCGAAAGTACAGACCTTATTATTTCGCAGGTTGAACATCTGCAGCAGATGGTTCAGGAGTTTTCCGCCTATGCGAAGCTGCCGGAAGTGAAGTTAACGCCCGGCAGTATCACTCCTTTGCTTGAAGAAGTTGTCAGCATGTACCGCAACAGTCACACGGATATTTCGTGGAATCTTGAATTATTATCAGAAATACCGGATCTGGAACTGGATCGTGAAGCCTTGCGCAGAACACTTATCAATTTACTGACGAATGCAACCGAGGCTCTGGGAGACTGCGAAAATCCGGCTGTAAACATCAGCGCTATGCACGATTCCACACTTGGATGGTTGAGAATTGAGGTTCAGGATAACGGACCGGGTCTATCTTCGGACGAACGCTCCAGAATGTTTGAACCATACTTTTCAAGCAAAAAAAGCGGCACAGGCCTAGGACTTACCATTGTAAAATCTATTATCACCGATCATCGCGGATTTATAAGAGTAAAACCGGCTGAACCGCATGGAACAGTATTTGTTATCGAACTTCCTACCTAA
- a CDS encoding RHS repeat-associated core domain-containing protein produces the protein MGRFITPDPIGLAGEDVDVYGYCLDDPINFHDRTGLFHPSHTYKNITSTFEPHSFI, from the coding sequence ATCGGCAGGTTCATAACCCCCGACCCAATCGGTTTAGCTGGCGAGGATGTGGATGTTTATGGCTACTGCCTCGACGATCCGATTAATTTTCATGACCGGACGGGGCTTTTTCATCCCTCCCATACTTACAAAAATATTACCTCAACATTTGAACCCCATTCTTTCATATGA
- a CDS encoding RHS repeat-associated core domain-containing protein, with amino-acid sequence MNQNNRLVIPVPQKCGDCYFDHRYREYYPTIGRFVTPDPIGLAGGDVDIYGYCLDDPINFHDRTGLAGKSEEKKKGAFSKIISGLRKASTAIPKGLEGATEKSIKGIKKATAEGGKAAVKALDKGADAADEAVGKTVDEFKNNKELRKYTKITLGVGALPIALASGVAAGPAVSSAAASVATKIATTPGAQTLLDFAKGALVEDGLATAPNSVAEAAGEASMEAYNNIKKLISKSNGVKKNEHSTNKKSSK; translated from the coding sequence ATAAACCAGAATAACCGTCTAGTAATCCCCGTACCCCAAAAGTGCGGGGATTGCTATTTTGACCACAGATATCGCGAATACTATCCCACCATCGGCAGGTTCGTAACACCCGATCCAATTGGTTTAGCTGGCGGGGACGTGGATATTTATGGGTATTGCCTCGATGATCCGATTAATTTTCATGACCGGACGGGATTGGCTGGGAAGAGTGAAGAAAAGAAAAAAGGAGCTTTTTCAAAAATAATCTCAGGATTACGTAAAGCTTCAACTGCAATCCCGAAAGGACTTGAAGGGGCAACGGAAAAAAGCATTAAGGGCATTAAAAAAGCTACTGCCGAAGGTGGAAAAGCTGCGGTAAAAGCTCTTGATAAAGGGGCAGATGCAGCGGATGAGGCTGTTGGGAAAACTGTAGATGAATTTAAAAATAATAAAGAATTACGAAAGTATACTAAGATAACTCTCGGGGTAGGGGCGCTGCCTATTGCTTTAGCTTCGGGAGTCGCAGCCGGCCCTGCTGTTTCAAGTGCAGCGGCATCTGTTGCAACTAAGATAGCTACGACTCCAGGAGCACAAACTTTATTAGATTTTGCAAAGGGAGCACTTGTTGAAGACGGACTTGCCACAGCTCCGAACTCTGTTGCGGAAGCCGCAGGAGAAGCAAGTATGGAAGCATATAATAATATTAAAAAACTTATTTCAAAATCAAATGGTGTGAAAAAAAATGAACATTCAACAAATAAAAAATCATCAAAATAA
- a CDS encoding RHS repeat domain-containing protein — protein MLFSQGKVLEKYLWQDLTTLVAVTDGEGLHPKVFTYNEEGDPVSMTFEGRTFLFATNQVGTIFMVADERGYDVKRIIYDSFGNVLLDSGISLEVCLGFAAGLTDKETGLVHFGYREYCPTIGRFITPDPIGLAGGDVDVYGYCLDDPINFHDRTGLAGKSENEEKESYSDKIIKKIPGFKRATEIAIEEVKKRGKGNHNNEGDAMRHAEWSRRMTNELGSARAWAFGVAHEIEGLVKKGQPWGEAMMDLKNNAEGRAASSEKRPVDRSKLQKKPKNEVDVNPYNDM, from the coding sequence TTGCTTTTTTCACAGGGCAAGGTCTTAGAAAAATATCTCTGGCAGGATTTGACTACGCTGGTTGCCGTGACAGACGGGGAAGGATTACACCCGAAAGTGTTCACCTATAATGAAGAAGGTGATCCCGTCAGCATGACTTTTGAAGGACGCACCTTCCTTTTTGCGACAAATCAGGTCGGCACAATCTTCATGGTTGCGGACGAAAGAGGTTATGATGTAAAGCGGATTATATATGATTCGTTTGGTAATGTATTGCTCGATAGCGGGATCAGCTTAGAAGTGTGTTTAGGATTCGCCGCGGGACTAACAGATAAAGAGACCGGACTCGTTCACTTCGGCTATCGCGAATACTGTCCCACTATCGGCAGGTTCATAACACCCGATCCAATCGGTTTAGCTGGCGGGGATGTGGATGTTTATGGCTACTGTCTCGATGATCCTATTAATTTTCATGACCGGACGGGGCTTGCTGGAAAGAGTGAAAATGAAGAAAAAGAAAGTTATTCAGATAAAATTATCAAAAAAATTCCAGGATTCAAACGAGCTACCGAAATCGCAATTGAAGAGGTAAAAAAGAGGGGTAAAGGGAATCATAATAATGAAGGAGACGCGATGCGTCACGCTGAATGGAGTAGACGTATGACTAACGAGCTTGGTTCTGCCAGAGCATGGGCATTCGGTGTTGCACATGAAATAGAGGGCCTAGTAAAGAAAGGTCAACCATGGGGGGAAGCAATGATGGATCTCAAAAATAATGCAGAAGGTCGGGCTGCCTCATCAGAAAAAAGGCCTGTAGACCGTAGTAAACTTCAAAAGAAACCTAAGAATGAAGTTGATGTAAATCCTTATAATGACATGTAA
- a CDS encoding HD domain-containing phosphohydrolase, with amino-acid sequence MIPYPEKPEASNQMPRVLIVEDEAIVALDIKSRLVALGYIVVGIASNGITAIEMALHLAPDLILMDIMLEGDLDGIDAAKAISGDCSIPVIYITAYADNETLKRAKITEPFGYIIKPFEDRELNLTIEIALYKHKTECSLKENRRWLKTTFESIGDAVITTDQNGIIKSVNKTASLMLESSPEDLFAKNFSEEINMVDSSTFKPISLLTNFRSEPEKTLLIENIALKTKTKTIPVSVNISKIQDKNIIMGTVIIFRDISQIKESEVALKNSLKRLRRTFDETVAALATMSEKRDPYTSGHQQRVAELASRIAAKLHLPVEKIHCIKIAGILHDVGKISIPAEILSKPTRLTDLEMSLVKTHPEIGYEILKGISFPWPVADIVRQHHERLDGTGYPDGLSEKLILPESKIIAVADVVEAMSSHRPYRPALGFGKAIAEIVKGRGIIYDADVVDACIDIIENETFSFGQ; translated from the coding sequence ATGATCCCCTACCCAGAAAAACCGGAAGCAAGCAATCAAATGCCACGAGTTCTTATCGTAGAAGATGAAGCTATTGTTGCACTTGATATCAAAAGCAGACTTGTCGCCTTAGGATACATTGTAGTCGGAATAGCTTCCAATGGAATAACCGCCATTGAAATGGCTCTTCACTTGGCACCTGACCTTATCCTGATGGATATAATGCTTGAAGGAGACTTGGACGGAATTGATGCAGCCAAAGCAATTAGCGGAGATTGCTCCATTCCGGTAATTTATATTACCGCTTACGCTGACAATGAAACGCTGAAAAGAGCCAAAATAACAGAACCCTTCGGTTACATCATTAAGCCTTTTGAAGACAGGGAATTAAACCTGACTATCGAAATAGCTCTTTATAAGCACAAAACGGAATGTTCCCTCAAAGAAAATCGCCGCTGGCTTAAAACAACCTTTGAGAGCATAGGCGACGCAGTTATAACGACAGACCAAAACGGAATAATAAAATCCGTGAACAAAACCGCCTCCCTTATGCTGGAATCTTCACCTGAAGACCTTTTCGCAAAAAATTTCAGCGAAGAAATCAATATGGTGGATTCTTCAACATTCAAACCTATTAGTCTTTTAACAAATTTCAGGTCAGAACCTGAAAAAACACTGTTAATTGAAAATATTGCTCTGAAAACAAAAACCAAAACTATTCCTGTTTCAGTAAATATTTCCAAAATTCAAGACAAAAACATCATCATGGGTACTGTTATTATATTCAGGGACATTTCACAGATCAAGGAAAGTGAAGTCGCACTGAAAAACAGCCTTAAGCGGTTACGCCGTACATTTGACGAAACTGTAGCAGCCCTTGCTACCATGTCCGAAAAGCGCGATCCGTACACCTCCGGGCACCAGCAAAGGGTTGCCGAACTGGCTTCCAGAATAGCGGCAAAACTTCATCTACCGGTAGAAAAAATTCACTGCATCAAAATTGCCGGAATCCTTCACGATGTAGGAAAAATTTCTATCCCGGCTGAAATTTTATCAAAACCCACAAGACTTACTGATCTGGAAATGAGCTTAGTAAAAACTCACCCTGAAATAGGTTATGAAATCCTTAAAGGAATTTCTTTCCCCTGGCCTGTTGCAGATATAGTTAGACAGCACCACGAAAGACTTGACGGAACCGGCTACCCGGATGGACTATCGGAAAAATTAATTCTGCCTGAATCAAAAATAATAGCAGTTGCAGATGTTGTGGAAGCGATGAGTTCACACCGCCCTTACCGCCCCGCTCTGGGATTTGGTAAAGCTATCGCAGAAATTGTAAAAGGACGCGGAATTATATATGATGCGGACGTAGTTGATGCCTGTATAGATATTATTGAAAACGAAACTTTTTCCTTCGGCCAATAA
- a CDS encoding sigma-54-dependent transcriptional regulator → MSKSILIVDDEDGIRYSLRGVLEDEGFSVSEADSGENALKSISDDMPDLVFLDIWLPGMDGLEVLDRIKKEWDWLPVVMISGHGNIETAVSAIKKGAFDFIEKPLSLEKVVITAEKAVKFSNLQSENKALRTRIETEQPAKLTGRSEAIVSLREIIGQVAPTDAWVLITGENGTGKEIVARSIHSQSLRKDRPLVAVNCAAIPEELIESELFGHEKGAFTGAERAQEGKFELADTGTLFLDEIGDMSLKTQAKILRILQEQCFERVGGRKTINVNVRVIAATNKDLFQEIKNGNFREDLYYRLKVFPLEVAPLRDRSEDIPLLIEEFITRLNRQHGFKPLTFTNAALKVLSEYAWPGNVRELKNFVERMLIIFGGKEVGPDKLPPEIADNPKVESIEQDQLPLPLPEGQLDFKKARADFEAQFLETKLKEFNGSVSKLAEAVGLERSSLYRKLKSYEIQTD, encoded by the coding sequence ATGAGCAAAAGCATACTTATAGTCGATGATGAAGATGGAATCAGATATTCTCTTAGAGGCGTCTTAGAAGATGAAGGTTTTTCCGTAAGCGAAGCTGACAGCGGCGAAAACGCATTGAAATCTATATCGGACGATATGCCGGATCTGGTTTTTCTGGATATCTGGCTGCCCGGAATGGACGGACTTGAAGTTCTGGACCGCATCAAAAAAGAATGGGACTGGCTACCCGTAGTGATGATTTCCGGTCATGGAAATATCGAAACAGCTGTTTCTGCAATCAAAAAAGGCGCTTTTGATTTCATTGAAAAACCCCTTTCACTGGAAAAAGTAGTTATCACTGCTGAAAAAGCAGTCAAATTTTCGAACTTGCAATCTGAAAACAAAGCTCTGCGAACCCGTATTGAAACTGAACAACCTGCCAAATTGACAGGCCGCTCCGAAGCAATCGTATCCTTGCGCGAAATTATCGGGCAAGTTGCTCCGACTGACGCGTGGGTTCTCATCACCGGCGAAAACGGGACCGGCAAAGAAATTGTCGCTCGCTCAATCCATTCGCAAAGCCTTCGTAAAGACAGGCCGCTGGTTGCCGTAAACTGCGCGGCAATACCGGAAGAACTTATCGAATCAGAACTTTTCGGACATGAAAAAGGAGCCTTCACGGGAGCCGAAAGAGCACAGGAAGGCAAATTTGAGCTGGCGGACACCGGAACTCTCTTTCTCGACGAAATTGGCGATATGAGCCTGAAAACACAGGCCAAAATACTAAGGATTCTTCAAGAACAGTGTTTTGAAAGAGTCGGTGGTCGTAAAACAATCAATGTGAATGTGCGCGTTATCGCTGCAACAAACAAAGACCTTTTTCAGGAAATTAAAAACGGTAATTTCCGCGAAGATTTATACTACAGGCTTAAAGTTTTCCCTCTCGAAGTTGCTCCTCTAAGAGACCGGTCGGAAGATATTCCGCTACTTATCGAAGAATTTATAACCCGCCTCAACAGACAGCATGGATTCAAACCGCTGACGTTTACAAACGCGGCATTGAAAGTTCTGTCCGAATACGCATGGCCCGGAAATGTCCGTGAACTGAAAAATTTTGTGGAACGGATGCTTATTATATTCGGCGGCAAGGAAGTGGGACCGGATAAACTGCCCCCCGAGATTGCGGACAACCCCAAAGTTGAAAGTATCGAACAGGATCAACTGCCTCTTCCGCTTCCTGAAGGCCAACTGGATTTCAAAAAAGCCCGCGCGGACTTTGAAGCCCAGTTCCTTGAAACTAAACTGAAAGAATTCAACGGCAGTGTCTCAAAACTGGCAGAAGCTGTCGGACTTGAAAGAAGTTCATTATATCGCAAACTTAAATCTTACGAGATTCAGACGGATTAG
- a CDS encoding DUF4390 domain-containing protein has product MTAEKLTTHKISSTYTLPINILVITCALFAMLFFSSPANAASLDLKNLILDNQAGAIMARFGLDLKGDTKTEEALENGGRLKLECEATLFVHKSLWPNSKIASKIYSDKLFYDSLSKNFVLEQSGKTTPLRNKKLTLLLQKGWDSIVMDLGPWSTLKRGERYRLKLDVHLDQTDVPEWLKKTLFFWSWDIVPSATYQLDFTY; this is encoded by the coding sequence ATGACGGCTGAAAAACTGACCACACACAAAATCTCTTCAACATACACTTTACCAATTAATATTTTGGTCATTACCTGTGCCCTGTTCGCAATGCTGTTCTTTTCTTCTCCTGCAAATGCGGCTTCGCTGGATTTAAAAAATCTGATTCTGGACAATCAGGCCGGAGCGATCATGGCCCGGTTCGGACTGGATCTCAAAGGTGACACAAAAACAGAAGAAGCTCTTGAAAACGGGGGCAGGCTGAAGCTTGAATGTGAAGCAACTCTGTTTGTTCATAAAAGTCTGTGGCCGAACTCGAAGATTGCAAGTAAAATATATTCCGATAAACTTTTCTACGATTCCCTCTCCAAGAACTTTGTCCTTGAACAGTCTGGAAAGACGACACCCTTAAGAAACAAAAAACTCACTCTGCTGCTCCAGAAAGGATGGGACTCCATAGTGATGGATTTAGGGCCGTGGAGCACTCTTAAACGAGGTGAGCGCTACAGACTCAAACTTGACGTGCACCTTGATCAGACAGACGTTCCCGAATGGTTGAAAAAAACTCTTTTCTTCTGGTCATGGGACATTGTTCCTTCCGCAACATATCAGCTCGACTTTACATATTAG